From one Erythrobacter sp. HKB08 genomic stretch:
- a CDS encoding DNA-3-methyladenine glycosylase, whose amino-acid sequence MGLSAEQIRAGIDHVAAREPGIARALERVGYPEPRIRPTGYKTLLRTIVGQQVSVAAASSMWNKLEAELGEDFTPACLLERDFDTLRACGLSRQKQGYARSLCELVEAGEVDFEKLPADDEEAIEQLTRIKGIGRWSAEIYLLFAEGRPDIWPAGDLAVQAGIGKILGHEERPSEKTTRALADDWSPHRGSIAILTWHSYNNPAL is encoded by the coding sequence ATGGGATTGAGCGCAGAACAGATCAGGGCGGGCATCGACCATGTCGCCGCGCGCGAGCCCGGAATAGCGCGTGCGCTGGAGCGCGTCGGCTATCCCGAACCGCGCATCCGGCCGACCGGCTACAAGACGCTTCTGCGCACGATCGTCGGCCAGCAGGTCTCGGTCGCGGCGGCATCTTCGATGTGGAACAAGCTGGAGGCGGAACTGGGCGAAGACTTCACCCCCGCCTGCTTGCTGGAGCGCGATTTCGACACGCTGCGCGCCTGCGGCCTCTCGCGCCAGAAGCAGGGCTATGCCCGCAGCCTGTGCGAACTGGTCGAAGCGGGCGAGGTCGATTTCGAGAAGCTGCCGGCCGATGATGAGGAAGCGATCGAACAGCTCACCCGGATCAAGGGCATCGGGCGCTGGTCGGCGGAAATCTACCTGCTGTTCGCCGAAGGACGCCCCGACATCTGGCCCGCGGGCGACCTCGCCGTGCAGGCAGGCATCGGCAAGATCCTCGGCCACGAAGAGCGCCCGAGCGAGAAGACCACCCGCGCGCTAGCCGACGATTGGAGCCCGCATCGCGGGTCCATCGCCATCCTGACCTGGCACAGCTACAACAATCCCGCGCTCTGA
- a CDS encoding 2Fe-2S iron-sulfur cluster-binding protein — protein MPKLIVVNRAGEESEVQVEDGLTVMEAIRDNGFDELLALCGGCCSCATCHVHVDPAFQDKLPEMSEDEDDLLESSDHREANSRLSCQIPFTGELDGLKVTIAPED, from the coding sequence ATGCCCAAGCTGATCGTCGTCAACCGTGCCGGTGAAGAAAGCGAAGTCCAGGTCGAGGACGGCCTGACCGTGATGGAAGCCATTCGCGACAACGGCTTCGACGAGCTGCTCGCGCTGTGCGGCGGTTGTTGCTCGTGCGCGACCTGCCACGTCCATGTCGACCCCGCCTTCCAGGACAAGCTGCCGGAAATGAGCGAGGACGAGGACGACCTGCTCGAATCCTCCGACCACCGCGAAGCCAATTCGCGCCTGTCGTGCCAGATCCCCTTCACGGGCGAGCTCGACGGCCTAAAGGTCACGATCGCGCCGGAAGATTGA
- a CDS encoding cysteine synthase A yields MIAPPPRKDTLELIGNTPLVLLKGASEEAGCEIYGKCEFANPGASVKDRAALGIIRDAEASGDLKPGGCVVEGTAGNTGIGIALVANALGYRTIIVMPDNQSKEKMDTLRALGAELVTVPPTKYSDCNHFVHTSRRLAEDTEGAIWANQFDNTANRKAHIEGTAKELWDQLEGRIDGFTCAAGTGGTIAGVGMGLKEFDENVRIALTDPHGAALYNYFANGELKAEGSSVAEGIGQGRITANLEGAPIDTQFRISDEVGLGWVARLLREEGLCLGLSSGINVAGAIELGKQLVAEGRKDARVATILCDTGFRYLSTLYNREWLEAKDLPVFDWLAD; encoded by the coding sequence ATGATTGCTCCTCCCCCGCGCAAAGATACGCTCGAACTGATCGGTAATACCCCGCTCGTCCTGCTCAAGGGAGCGAGCGAGGAAGCCGGCTGCGAAATCTACGGCAAGTGCGAGTTTGCCAATCCCGGTGCCTCGGTGAAGGACCGGGCGGCGCTCGGCATCATCCGCGATGCGGAGGCGAGCGGCGACCTGAAGCCCGGCGGCTGCGTGGTCGAGGGGACGGCAGGCAATACCGGCATCGGCATCGCGCTGGTTGCCAATGCGCTCGGCTACCGGACGATCATCGTGATGCCGGACAACCAGTCGAAGGAAAAGATGGACACGCTGCGCGCGCTCGGCGCCGAGCTGGTGACCGTCCCGCCGACCAAATATTCCGACTGCAACCACTTCGTCCACACCTCGCGCCGCCTGGCGGAGGACACCGAGGGCGCGATCTGGGCCAACCAGTTCGACAACACCGCCAACCGCAAGGCGCATATCGAAGGCACCGCGAAGGAGCTGTGGGATCAGCTCGAAGGCCGCATCGACGGCTTCACCTGCGCGGCAGGGACGGGCGGCACGATCGCGGGCGTGGGCATGGGCCTCAAGGAATTCGACGAGAACGTGCGCATCGCGCTGACCGACCCGCATGGCGCGGCGCTCTACAACTATTTCGCCAATGGCGAGCTCAAGGCCGAAGGTTCCTCCGTCGCAGAGGGCATCGGGCAGGGCCGGATCACCGCCAATCTCGAAGGCGCGCCGATCGACACGCAGTTCCGCATTTCCGACGAGGTCGGCCTCGGCTGGGTCGCCCGCCTGCTGCGCGAGGAGGGGCTGTGCCTCGGCCTGTCGAGCGGGATCAACGTCGCGGGCGCGATCGAGCTCGGCAAGCAACTAGTCGCCGAAGGGCGCAAGGATGCGCGCGTGGCGACGATCCTGTGCGACACCGGATTCCGCTATCTCTCGACGCTCTACAACCGCGAATGGCTCGAGGCGAAGGACCTCCCGGTATTCGACTGGCTGGCCGACTGA
- a CDS encoding DUF4350 domain-containing protein, which translates to MARTKLALGAVLLVFVLAFIAWSVAPREREKPALGLMTSLPIYWSEASSIEDMLAQDSEPHWVRARLEEDFRLVPLDSLAVPGSAGEVSERLAPLERLLLAQPAALPPADLVALDSWVRGGGHLLLFADPMLTAHSEFGLGDRRRPQAIVMIDPLLARWGLDLLFDEEQTAGERLEAFDTGTVRSGPVNLPGRLATREGFPTAMEACWIAANGLTANCSIGAGEVLVVADAALLEEPDDGVLTGREEALDHLLGSLSWPG; encoded by the coding sequence GTGGCGAGGACTAAGCTCGCGCTCGGCGCGGTCCTGCTCGTTTTCGTGCTGGCTTTCATCGCGTGGAGCGTGGCCCCGCGCGAGCGGGAGAAGCCCGCGCTCGGCCTCATGACATCGCTGCCGATCTACTGGTCCGAGGCAAGCTCGATCGAGGACATGCTGGCGCAGGATAGCGAGCCGCACTGGGTCCGCGCGCGGCTGGAGGAAGACTTCCGCCTCGTCCCGCTCGACAGCCTCGCCGTGCCGGGAAGCGCGGGCGAGGTCTCCGAGAGGCTGGCCCCGCTCGAGCGCCTGCTGCTCGCACAGCCGGCCGCCTTGCCGCCTGCCGACCTGGTCGCGCTCGACAGCTGGGTGAGGGGAGGAGGGCACCTGCTCCTGTTCGCCGACCCGATGCTCACCGCGCACAGCGAATTCGGCCTCGGCGACCGGCGCCGCCCGCAGGCCATCGTGATGATCGATCCGCTGCTCGCCCGCTGGGGCCTCGACCTCCTGTTCGATGAAGAGCAGACGGCAGGCGAGCGGTTGGAGGCTTTCGATACCGGCACGGTCCGATCCGGCCCGGTGAACCTGCCGGGACGTCTGGCAACGCGCGAAGGTTTCCCGACGGCTATGGAAGCTTGCTGGATCGCGGCAAACGGCCTTACCGCAAACTGTTCGATCGGTGCGGGCGAGGTGCTGGTCGTCGCCGATGCCGCCCTGCTGGAGGAACCGGACGATGGCGTCCTTACCGGCCGGGAAGAGGCCCTCGACCATCTTCTCGGGAGCCTTTCATGGCCGGGCTGA
- a CDS encoding division/cell wall cluster transcriptional repressor MraZ: MTGVRVSYSGQAYSPAGDKGRFVLPPRFRKAVKEASGDNRILCIDKHPKWKCLVGFGLSREEELHDQLEREYESADRHGRDFDYDERMSQLFGFEQVPFDDSGRFVMPTFLLGLADISDGLFFRGGGRFFTIWNPEQLYKMGPEWEAAQAACRVLVDEAGSKGRKK; encoded by the coding sequence GTGACGGGAGTGCGGGTCAGCTACAGCGGACAGGCCTATTCGCCGGCAGGCGACAAGGGCCGTTTCGTGCTGCCTCCGCGGTTCCGCAAGGCCGTGAAAGAGGCCAGCGGCGACAACCGCATCCTGTGCATCGACAAGCACCCCAAGTGGAAATGCCTCGTCGGCTTCGGCCTCTCGCGCGAGGAAGAACTGCACGACCAGCTCGAGCGCGAATACGAGTCCGCCGACCGCCACGGCCGCGACTTCGACTACGACGAGCGCATGAGCCAGCTGTTCGGTTTCGAGCAGGTCCCCTTCGACGACAGCGGCCGTTTCGTGATGCCGACCTTCCTGCTCGGCTTGGCCGATATTTCCGACGGCCTGTTCTTCCGCGGCGGTGGCCGGTTCTTCACGATCTGGAATCCGGAACAGCTCTACAAGATGGGCCCCGAATGGGAGGCTGCGCAGGCCGCCTGCCGCGTGCTCGTGGACGAAGCCGGATCGAAGGGGCGCAAGAAATGA
- the rsmH gene encoding 16S rRNA (cytosine(1402)-N(4))-methyltransferase RsmH encodes MSASDTQAPHIPVLLDEVIAALAPQPGDVIIDATFGAGGYTRALLDAGATVHAFDRDPDAIEAGSKWPETREDPPALVLHPRRFSEMLDAMNEAGIRQVDGVTMDIGVSSMQLDQAERGFAFSSDGPLDMRMSQEGESAADFLNTADEATIADVLYQYGEERQSRRVARAIVAARPLETTGELARVVRKALGHKPHDKKDPATRSFQAIRIHVNAELDELAEGLAAAEALLREGGRLAVVSFHSLEDRIVKRYLREASQTGGGSRHLPQVDTAEPIYRKVSKAIRPGEAELARNPRARSSTLRHAIRTGTPAREAA; translated from the coding sequence ATGAGCGCTTCTGACACCCAAGCTCCCCACATCCCCGTCCTGCTCGACGAAGTGATCGCCGCGCTCGCCCCGCAGCCCGGCGACGTGATCATCGACGCCACCTTCGGTGCAGGCGGCTACACCCGCGCGCTGCTCGATGCCGGCGCGACCGTCCATGCCTTCGACCGCGATCCCGACGCGATCGAGGCAGGAAGCAAATGGCCCGAAACGCGCGAAGACCCGCCGGCTCTCGTGCTGCACCCGCGCCGCTTTTCCGAAATGCTCGACGCCATGAACGAGGCGGGCATCCGCCAGGTCGACGGCGTGACGATGGATATCGGCGTTTCCTCCATGCAGCTCGACCAGGCCGAGCGCGGCTTCGCCTTCTCCAGCGACGGCCCGCTCGACATGCGCATGAGCCAGGAGGGCGAAAGCGCCGCCGATTTTCTCAACACCGCCGACGAGGCGACCATTGCCGACGTCCTCTACCAGTATGGCGAGGAGCGCCAGTCGCGCCGCGTCGCGCGCGCCATCGTGGCGGCCCGTCCGCTGGAGACGACCGGCGAGCTGGCCCGCGTCGTGCGCAAGGCGCTGGGTCACAAGCCGCACGACAAGAAAGACCCTGCGACCCGCAGCTTTCAGGCGATCCGCATCCATGTGAATGCCGAGCTCGACGAACTGGCCGAAGGCCTCGCCGCTGCCGAAGCGCTGCTGCGCGAAGGCGGGCGGCTCGCGGTGGTGAGCTTCCACAGCCTCGAGGATCGCATCGTCAAGCGCTACTTGCGCGAAGCATCGCAGACCGGCGGCGGCTCGCGCCACCTGCCGCAGGTCGATACGGCAGAGCCGATCTACCGCAAGGTCTCCAAGGCGATCCGCCCGGGCGAGGCGGAGCTTGCCCGCAACCCGCGCGCCCGCTCCTCCACCCTGCGCCACGCGATCCGCACGGGCACTCCGGCGAGGGAGGCGGCATGA
- a CDS encoding penicillin-binding protein 2 — MNALTISTAISTGRVQLVTMRQTSLDTARMRVLWVAVIFALVAAAAVMRIAYFGVSDRAIRATSLEEALMPPRGELTDRNGVPLARAFPAYALWYNPKALGDPSDPLVKSPQEVAARLKAIFPEIDEVEVAEKLASGRAGYLRRRVLPEDANRVQDIGELALELPRETERHYPQGAMAAHVLGFVDSEGRGKVGMEQVLDEHLSNPVTRNQPVALSIDMRVQGALEDELRRGMLSVNAMGAAGIVLDVDTGEVLALASLPEFDPNKIDAEGQKYMFNRVTNQVYELGSTFKPLSVAAAIDAGVVRDFGKRYDASPVKVGRFSIKDSHAMGPSLNVAETLIHSSNTTTARIADELGAEKLRRTMIDLGMNERPYIELPAKGHPIWPGDDWPRLRNMTVSYGHGIAVTPLHLASAYAAMVNGGIWRPATMKKLEAGEAPKGRRVFKASTSSRMRQLLRMIAIYGTGRNADAPGFRVGGKTGSAEKPGSGGYRRTSLVSTFAAAFPMDRPRYVVVTMLDEPKGTTASSFQRTAAWNAAPIVGRLVPRIGPLLGVMPDDTRDVDISDLKPLIGKEH; from the coding sequence ATGAATGCGCTGACGATCAGCACGGCGATTTCGACCGGCCGTGTGCAGCTCGTCACCATGCGCCAGACCTCGCTCGACACCGCACGGATGCGGGTGCTCTGGGTCGCGGTCATTTTCGCGCTGGTTGCTGCCGCTGCGGTCATGCGCATCGCCTATTTCGGCGTAAGCGACCGCGCGATCCGCGCGACCTCGCTCGAAGAGGCGCTGATGCCGCCGCGCGGCGAGCTGACCGATCGCAACGGGGTCCCGCTCGCACGCGCATTTCCTGCCTATGCGCTGTGGTACAACCCGAAGGCGCTGGGCGATCCGTCCGATCCGCTGGTGAAAAGCCCGCAAGAGGTCGCCGCGCGCCTGAAGGCGATCTTCCCCGAGATCGACGAAGTCGAAGTCGCCGAGAAGCTCGCCTCGGGCCGCGCCGGTTACCTTCGCCGCCGCGTGCTGCCCGAAGACGCCAACCGCGTGCAGGACATCGGCGAGCTTGCCCTCGAACTCCCGCGCGAAACGGAACGGCACTATCCGCAAGGCGCGATGGCCGCGCACGTCCTCGGCTTCGTCGATTCCGAAGGTCGCGGCAAGGTCGGCATGGAACAGGTGCTCGACGAACACCTGAGCAATCCCGTCACCCGCAACCAGCCCGTCGCGCTGTCGATCGACATGCGCGTGCAGGGCGCGCTTGAAGACGAGCTGCGCCGCGGCATGCTGTCGGTCAACGCAATGGGCGCTGCCGGTATCGTGCTCGACGTCGATACGGGCGAAGTCCTCGCCCTCGCATCGCTGCCCGAATTCGATCCCAACAAGATCGACGCCGAGGGCCAGAAATACATGTTCAACCGGGTGACCAACCAGGTCTACGAGCTCGGTTCGACGTTCAAGCCGCTCTCCGTCGCAGCCGCCATCGATGCAGGCGTCGTGCGCGATTTCGGCAAGCGCTACGATGCCAGCCCCGTGAAAGTCGGGCGCTTCTCCATCAAGGACAGCCACGCCATGGGGCCGAGCCTCAACGTGGCCGAGACGCTGATCCATTCCTCGAACACCACGACCGCGCGCATTGCCGACGAACTGGGCGCGGAAAAGCTGCGCCGCACGATGATCGACCTCGGCATGAACGAGCGGCCCTACATCGAGCTTCCCGCGAAGGGGCATCCGATCTGGCCGGGCGACGACTGGCCGCGCTTGCGCAACATGACCGTGAGCTACGGCCACGGCATCGCGGTTACTCCGCTCCACCTCGCGAGCGCCTATGCGGCGATGGTCAATGGCGGCATCTGGCGGCCTGCGACGATGAAGAAGCTCGAAGCGGGCGAAGCGCCCAAGGGTCGCAGGGTATTCAAGGCATCGACCTCCAGCCGCATGCGCCAGCTGCTGCGCATGATCGCGATCTACGGCACCGGCCGCAATGCCGATGCACCGGGCTTCCGCGTCGGCGGCAAGACGGGTTCGGCGGAAAAGCCGGGCAGCGGCGGCTACCGCCGCACCTCGCTCGTATCGACCTTCGCCGCAGCCTTCCCGATGGACCGCCCGCGATACGTCGTCGTGACCATGCTCGACGAGCCCAAGGGCACCACCGCAAGCTCCTTCCAGCGCACCGCCGCATGGAACGCCGCGCCGATCGTCGGCCGCCTCGTCCCGCGCATCGGCCCGCTGCTCGGCGTCATGCCCGACGACACGCGTGACGTGGACATCTCCGACCTGAAGCCGCTGATCGGGAAGGAGCACTGA
- a CDS encoding UDP-N-acetylmuramoyl-L-alanyl-D-glutamate--2,6-diaminopimelate ligase, with protein sequence MRLSALAASAGVTLSEGAEAQVTGFAIDNRKVAPGTVFGAFQGSKVNGEDFIPAAIEAGAVAVIARPEARVEGAIHIASVEPRKTFAEIAAKFFTPVPATVVAVTGTNGKTSTVEMTRQLWRMAGHRAASIGTLGVTTPEESVSTGLTTPDIVTFLSNMSGLAREGVSHVAYEASSHGLSQYRNEGLRVAAAGFTNFSRDHLDYHKDMEDYFAAKMRLFDEVVADDATAVVWTGDSEWAGRAIEHAKKRNLRLFTVGEQGETIRLLTHTPTQLGQELTIEFDGQQRTIKLPLIGAYQSANALVAAGLVIATGGDPSQTLDAVSRLQPVRGRLERAVISGQGTPVYIDYAHTPDALEAALVALRPHVKGRLICVFGAGGDRDQGKRGPMGEAASRFADHVIVTDDNPRGEDPAEIRRAILEGAGENVTEVGDRREAICRAIEFAEGEDIVLIAGKGHEKGQIIGSGDTMRVLPFDDVEVARECATALNKEAWGKGE encoded by the coding sequence ATGCGCCTTTCCGCTCTCGCAGCCAGTGCCGGCGTGACCCTGTCCGAAGGGGCGGAGGCGCAAGTCACCGGTTTCGCCATCGACAATCGCAAGGTCGCACCCGGCACCGTGTTCGGTGCTTTCCAGGGCAGCAAGGTCAATGGCGAGGACTTCATCCCCGCCGCCATCGAAGCCGGTGCGGTCGCCGTCATCGCGCGGCCCGAAGCCCGGGTCGAAGGCGCGATCCACATCGCGAGCGTCGAACCGCGCAAGACCTTTGCCGAGATCGCCGCGAAGTTCTTCACCCCCGTCCCCGCCACCGTCGTCGCAGTTACCGGGACCAACGGCAAGACCTCGACGGTCGAGATGACGCGCCAGCTCTGGCGCATGGCGGGCCACCGCGCCGCCAGCATCGGCACGCTCGGTGTTACCACGCCGGAGGAAAGCGTCTCGACCGGGCTGACGACGCCCGACATCGTCACCTTCCTGTCGAACATGAGCGGCCTTGCGCGCGAAGGCGTGAGCCACGTCGCCTACGAGGCATCGAGCCACGGCCTCAGCCAGTATCGCAACGAGGGGCTGCGCGTCGCCGCGGCGGGCTTCACCAATTTCAGCCGCGACCACCTCGATTACCACAAGGACATGGAAGACTACTTCGCAGCCAAGATGCGGCTGTTCGACGAAGTGGTCGCCGACGATGCGACGGCTGTGGTCTGGACCGGCGATAGCGAGTGGGCCGGCCGGGCCATCGAACATGCGAAGAAACGGAACCTTCGCCTGTTCACGGTGGGGGAGCAGGGGGAAACGATCCGCCTGCTCACCCATACGCCGACCCAGCTGGGGCAGGAACTCACCATCGAATTCGACGGCCAGCAGCGCACCATCAAGCTGCCGCTGATCGGCGCCTACCAGTCGGCCAATGCGCTCGTCGCAGCCGGCCTCGTCATCGCGACGGGCGGTGATCCTTCGCAGACGCTCGATGCCGTCTCGCGCCTCCAGCCGGTGCGGGGTCGTCTCGAGCGGGCAGTCATCAGCGGGCAAGGTACGCCGGTCTACATCGACTACGCGCACACGCCCGACGCTCTCGAAGCCGCGCTGGTCGCACTTCGCCCCCACGTCAAAGGCCGCCTGATCTGCGTATTTGGCGCGGGCGGCGACCGCGACCAGGGCAAGCGAGGGCCGATGGGCGAGGCCGCATCGCGCTTTGCCGACCACGTCATCGTCACCGACGACAACCCGCGCGGAGAGGACCCGGCGGAAATCCGCCGCGCGATCCTCGAAGGGGCGGGCGAGAACGTGACGGAAGTCGGCGACCGGCGCGAGGCGATCTGCCGCGCGATCGAGTTTGCAGAAGGCGAGGACATCGTCCTCATCGCAGGAAAAGGCCACGAGAAGGGCCAGATAATCGGGTCGGGAGACACTATGCGGGTTTTGCCGTTCGACGATGTCGAAGTCGCGCGCGAATGCGCGACGGCGCTCAACAAGGAAGCATGGGGCAAGGGCGAATGA
- the murF gene encoding UDP-N-acetylmuramoyl-tripeptide--D-alanyl-D-alanine ligase encodes MSVAKKIHPALREWPLNLRDRLPLALWDSEAIAEATGGTASAAFQCAGVEIDSRDVREGDLFFALKGEAMDGHRFIDKAFENGAVAAVVDRPVEYPHILVEDTGEALRSLAAAARDRSSAVRIGVTGSVGKTGVKEAIFTALERASRGNTHRSVRSYNNHVGVPLSLARMPSRSRFGVFEMGMNHAQEISGLTAQVKPHVAVITTIAPAHIENLGSMEAIADAKAEIFEGLVEGGTAVIPADSDWFEQLRDQAIKQGARVVSFGRSDKADVRLLDAIPSANGGSLVTADMGSERVCFTVAEPGDHWISNSLAVMAAVRAAGGDLGAAGLALAEMGGLKGRGARHELRVPKGKALLIDESYNANPASMRATLRQLGQTPATRRVAVLGSMKELGDFADRFHEQLAEPLAEAKVDYALLVGDEMRALVRHLGKGGGNALAEGLSFAHCQGPAEAIAALEEYGLNAGDAVLVKGSNSVGLGKVVAHFTSRDG; translated from the coding sequence ATGAGCGTCGCGAAGAAGATCCATCCGGCGCTGCGCGAATGGCCGCTCAACCTGCGCGACCGCCTGCCGCTCGCGCTGTGGGACAGCGAGGCGATTGCCGAGGCGACCGGCGGCACGGCGAGTGCGGCCTTCCAGTGCGCCGGCGTCGAGATCGACAGCCGCGACGTGCGCGAAGGCGACCTGTTCTTCGCGCTCAAGGGCGAGGCGATGGACGGCCACCGCTTCATCGACAAGGCATTCGAAAACGGCGCGGTCGCTGCCGTCGTCGACCGCCCCGTCGAGTATCCGCACATCCTGGTCGAGGACACGGGCGAAGCCCTACGCAGCCTCGCCGCCGCCGCGCGCGACCGTTCGAGCGCCGTCCGCATCGGCGTGACCGGCTCGGTCGGCAAGACCGGCGTCAAGGAAGCGATCTTCACCGCGCTCGAACGCGCGAGCCGGGGCAACACGCACCGCAGCGTGCGTAGCTACAACAACCATGTCGGCGTGCCCCTCTCGCTCGCCCGCATGCCCTCGCGCAGCCGCTTCGGCGTGTTCGAGATGGGCATGAACCACGCGCAGGAGATTTCCGGCCTCACCGCGCAGGTGAAGCCGCATGTCGCGGTCATCACCACCATCGCGCCCGCCCATATCGAGAACCTCGGCTCGATGGAGGCTATCGCCGACGCCAAGGCGGAGATTTTCGAAGGCCTCGTCGAAGGCGGCACTGCCGTCATCCCGGCCGACAGCGACTGGTTCGAACAATTGCGCGACCAGGCGATCAAGCAGGGCGCACGCGTCGTCTCCTTCGGCCGGTCGGACAAGGCGGATGTGCGCCTGCTCGATGCGATCCCCTCGGCCAATGGCGGCTCGCTCGTCACTGCCGACATGGGCAGCGAGCGCGTGTGCTTCACCGTCGCCGAACCGGGCGATCACTGGATTTCCAACTCACTCGCCGTGATGGCGGCGGTCCGTGCGGCCGGGGGCGACCTCGGCGCTGCGGGACTCGCGCTTGCGGAGATGGGCGGATTGAAGGGACGCGGTGCGCGTCACGAGCTTCGCGTGCCCAAGGGCAAGGCGCTGCTGATCGACGAAAGCTACAATGCCAATCCCGCCTCGATGCGCGCGACCCTGCGCCAGCTGGGCCAGACGCCGGCCACCCGCCGCGTCGCCGTGCTCGGCAGCATGAAGGAACTCGGTGATTTTGCTGACCGTTTCCACGAACAGCTCGCCGAACCGCTGGCCGAGGCGAAAGTCGATTACGCGTTGCTGGTGGGCGACGAGATGCGCGCCCTCGTGCGGCACTTGGGGAAAGGCGGCGGCAATGCGCTTGCCGAGGGACTCAGCTTCGCCCATTGCCAAGGACCTGCCGAGGCGATCGCGGCACTGGAGGAATACGGGCTGAACGCGGGCGACGCGGTGCTGGTCAAGGGCTCCAACTCGGTCGGCCTGGGCAAAGTGGTAGCTCATTTTACGAGCCGGGATGGCTGA
- the mraY gene encoding phospho-N-acetylmuramoyl-pentapeptide-transferase: MLYLIAEWLNFEGLFNLVRYQTFRSGATLMTALVIGLIIGPRFISMLRVRQGKGQPIRSDGPQTHLAKVGTPTMGGLMILIALTVSMLLWMDLRSPFVWACLAVTVGFGLIGFMDDYDKVTKNSHRGVSGKVRLLMEFAVAGVASYLIVSQINTNLYVPFVSGVSIPLGPFYYVFAAFVIVGAGNAVNLTDGLDGLATMPVIIAAGTFALIAYLVGRVDYSEYLGIPHVPGAGELAILCAAIMGAGLAFLWFNAPPAAVFMGDTGSLALGGALGAIAVASHHEIVLGIVGGLFVAEALSVIIQVFWFKRTGKRIFRMAPIHHHFEQKGWAESTVVIRFWIISIVLALMGLATLKLR, translated from the coding sequence ATGCTTTATCTGATTGCCGAGTGGCTGAACTTCGAGGGCCTGTTCAACCTCGTCCGTTACCAGACCTTCCGCTCGGGTGCGACGCTGATGACCGCGCTGGTCATCGGCCTGATTATCGGTCCGCGTTTCATCAGCATGCTGCGTGTCCGCCAGGGCAAGGGGCAGCCGATCCGTAGCGACGGGCCCCAGACCCACCTCGCCAAGGTCGGCACGCCGACGATGGGCGGCCTGATGATCCTCATCGCGCTGACCGTATCCATGCTGCTGTGGATGGACCTGCGCAGCCCGTTCGTTTGGGCCTGCCTCGCGGTGACCGTCGGCTTCGGCCTGATCGGCTTCATGGACGATTACGACAAGGTGACGAAGAACAGCCACCGCGGCGTGTCGGGCAAGGTCCGCCTGCTGATGGAATTCGCTGTCGCTGGCGTCGCGAGCTATTTGATCGTCAGCCAGATCAACACCAACCTCTACGTGCCCTTCGTCTCCGGCGTCTCGATCCCGCTCGGGCCGTTCTACTACGTCTTCGCAGCCTTCGTCATCGTCGGCGCGGGCAATGCGGTGAACCTGACCGACGGGCTGGACGGGCTGGCAACCATGCCGGTCATCATCGCCGCTGGCACTTTCGCGCTGATCGCCTACCTCGTCGGCCGCGTCGACTATTCGGAATACCTCGGCATCCCGCATGTGCCGGGCGCGGGCGAACTGGCGATCCTGTGCGCCGCGATCATGGGGGCGGGGCTCGCCTTCCTGTGGTTCAATGCGCCGCCGGCCGCCGTCTTCATGGGCGACACCGGCAGCCTCGCACTCGGCGGGGCGCTCGGCGCGATTGCCGTGGCGAGCCACCACGAGATCGTCCTTGGCATCGTCGGCGGCCTGTTCGTGGCCGAAGCGCTGTCGGTCATCATCCAGGTCTTCTGGTTCAAGCGAACCGGCAAGCGCATTTTCCGCATGGCGCCGATCCACCACCACTTCGAACAGAAGGGCTGGGCGGAATCGACCGTCGTGATCCGTTTCTGGATCATCTCCATCGTCCTTGCACTCATGGGGCTGGCAACGCTCAAGCTGAGATGA